A genomic window from Klebsiella quasipneumoniae subsp. quasipneumoniae includes:
- a CDS encoding winged helix-turn-helix transcriptional regulator, whose amino-acid sequence MKNEPLCHAPCPIARSLGRIGDSWSIMILRDAFAGFTRFDEFQKSSNVAPNILSRRLKALVDDGLLEKVCYSSTPPRYEYHLTPRGRDFRMVLLALAEWGNRHFAPEGRQMQLVETATQRRVEPIIVDKATGEEIIPGKYAMVPGPAASPLMQYRHEYLLRKREGDSGQKFQPEPYRDAGNESGQ is encoded by the coding sequence ATGAAAAATGAACCGCTTTGCCACGCTCCCTGCCCCATCGCCCGTAGCCTGGGCCGCATCGGCGACAGCTGGAGCATCATGATCCTGCGCGACGCCTTTGCGGGCTTTACCCGCTTCGACGAATTTCAGAAAAGCAGCAACGTCGCGCCCAATATTCTGTCGCGCCGCCTGAAGGCGCTGGTCGACGACGGGCTGCTGGAGAAGGTCTGCTATAGCAGCACCCCGCCGCGCTACGAATACCACCTCACCCCGCGCGGCCGCGATTTCCGCATGGTGCTGCTGGCGCTGGCGGAATGGGGTAATCGCCACTTCGCCCCCGAAGGCCGTCAGATGCAGCTGGTGGAAACCGCTACCCAGCGCCGCGTGGAGCCGATCATAGTGGATAAAGCGACCGGGGAAGAAATTATTCCGGGTAAATACGCCATGGTGCCGGGCCCCGCCGCCTCGCCGCTGATGCAATATCGTCATGAATATCTGCTGCGCAAACGCGAAGGCGATAGCGGGCAAAAATTCCAGCCTGAACCTTACAGAGATGCCGGCAATGAATCCGGCCAGTAA
- a CDS encoding DMT family transporter, whose product MQLILIFIVIAGGMGLSIEAGLLGPLGGEVGDLWATFSIFGVGAALTFLLMLFFSPRNSPSFFAQPAWQLLGGVLGPIYVIILTVVTPAIGIAMTMIGILAGQVFKSLMIDHFGLLGTSRRKIDSKRIIALIFIIAALVMVAQG is encoded by the coding sequence ATGCAACTCATATTGATTTTTATCGTCATTGCCGGAGGCATGGGACTGTCCATAGAGGCAGGATTGCTCGGGCCACTGGGTGGGGAGGTCGGTGACCTCTGGGCTACCTTTAGCATATTCGGCGTCGGTGCGGCACTGACCTTTTTGCTGATGCTTTTTTTCAGCCCGCGCAACAGCCCGTCATTCTTTGCGCAACCAGCGTGGCAGCTGCTTGGCGGCGTGCTTGGGCCGATCTACGTCATCATCCTCACCGTGGTAACGCCGGCAATCGGCATCGCCATGACGATGATCGGCATTCTGGCAGGCCAGGTGTTCAAGAGCCTGATGATTGATCACTTCGGCCTGCTCGGTACGTCGCGCAGGAAAATTGACAGTAAACGTATCATTGCGCTGATTTTCATCATTGCAGCGCTGGTTATGGTTGCACAGGGGTAA
- a CDS encoding ASCH domain-containing protein — MGDSPELASELAELIKKGIKTASCGSFASYQQEESAPRIGDYNIILDGQNVPVCVIRLVSMQLVRFCDVTEAFARKEGEGDLSLEYWQKEHQRFFIREGHFSEDMELIAEEFEVVEVL; from the coding sequence ATGGGTGACAGTCCGGAACTGGCAAGCGAGCTTGCGGAGCTGATTAAAAAAGGGATCAAAACGGCTTCTTGCGGATCTTTTGCCTCTTATCAGCAGGAAGAGTCTGCCCCGAGGATTGGGGATTATAACATTATTCTTGATGGCCAGAATGTTCCAGTTTGCGTGATCAGACTGGTTTCGATGCAGCTGGTGCGTTTTTGTGATGTGACTGAAGCGTTCGCCCGCAAAGAGGGTGAAGGCGATTTAAGCCTTGAATACTGGCAGAAAGAGCATCAGCGTTTTTTCATTCGTGAAGGTCATTTTTCTGAGGATATGGAGTTGATCGCAGAAGAGTTTGAAGTGGTTGAGGTGCTGTGA
- the fabF gene encoding beta-ketoacyl-ACP synthase II: MGVSVKRIVVTGMGIVSPLGCGVQHVWQSLLAGKSGITRLSEQLVADIPCKVAGQVPSIDSDPLHGFDPLATIPAKERKKMDRFIEFALVAAREALTQAGWSPASAAEQERTATVIATGIGGFSEIANAVHTTDERGPRRLSPFTIPSFLANLAAGHVSIAHGFRGPIGAPVTACAAGAQAIGDAARMIRSGEADIALCGGAEAAIHRVSLAGFAAARALSSASSDQPEAASRPFDRDRDGFVMGEGAGLIVIESLEHALARGATPLAELVGYGTSADAYHLTAGPEDGNGARRAMETALRQAGVTAEEIDHINAHATSTQVGDKGELAAIKTLFGAHPVAITSTKSATGHLLGAAGGIEAIFTIQALRDQVVPPTLNLHHPDEEAAGLNLVALQARPQKMRYALSNGFGFGGVNASLLLKRWE; the protein is encoded by the coding sequence ATGGGCGTTTCCGTTAAACGCATTGTCGTCACCGGGATGGGGATTGTCAGCCCGCTGGGCTGCGGCGTACAGCACGTCTGGCAGTCGCTGCTGGCAGGAAAATCAGGGATTACCCGGCTCAGCGAGCAGCTGGTCGCGGATATTCCCTGCAAAGTGGCCGGCCAGGTGCCGTCCATTGACAGCGATCCGCTGCACGGCTTCGACCCGCTGGCGACCATCCCGGCGAAAGAGCGCAAAAAGATGGATCGTTTTATCGAGTTTGCGCTGGTCGCCGCGCGTGAAGCGCTGACTCAGGCCGGTTGGTCGCCGGCATCTGCGGCCGAACAGGAACGCACCGCCACGGTGATCGCCACCGGGATCGGCGGGTTCAGCGAGATCGCCAATGCGGTACATACCACCGATGAGCGCGGGCCGCGTCGCCTCTCCCCGTTCACTATTCCCTCTTTTCTGGCCAACCTGGCCGCCGGGCATGTGTCTATCGCCCACGGTTTCCGGGGACCCATCGGCGCACCGGTCACCGCCTGCGCGGCAGGCGCCCAGGCCATTGGCGATGCGGCGCGGATGATCCGCAGCGGCGAGGCGGATATCGCCCTCTGCGGCGGCGCGGAAGCGGCAATACATCGCGTTAGCCTGGCCGGGTTCGCCGCGGCAAGGGCGCTCTCCAGCGCCTCCAGCGACCAGCCGGAAGCCGCTTCCCGCCCCTTTGACCGCGACCGCGATGGATTTGTGATGGGAGAAGGCGCCGGGCTTATCGTGATCGAGTCGCTGGAGCACGCGCTGGCGCGCGGCGCCACGCCGCTGGCCGAGCTGGTGGGCTACGGCACCAGCGCAGATGCTTATCACCTAACCGCGGGCCCGGAAGACGGTAACGGCGCTCGTCGGGCCATGGAAACCGCCCTTCGCCAGGCCGGAGTGACCGCTGAAGAGATTGACCATATCAACGCCCACGCCACCTCGACGCAGGTCGGTGATAAAGGCGAGCTGGCGGCGATTAAAACGCTGTTTGGCGCCCATCCGGTCGCCATTACCTCGACGAAATCCGCCACCGGCCATCTGTTAGGCGCAGCCGGCGGGATCGAGGCCATCTTCACCATTCAGGCGCTGCGTGATCAGGTGGTGCCGCCGACGCTGAACCTGCATCACCCCGATGAAGAGGCGGCAGGTCTCAATCTGGTGGCGCTGCAGGCCCGCCCGCAGAAAATGCGCTATGCGCTGTCGAACGGTTTTGGCTTTGGCGGGGTTAACGCCAGCCTGCTGCTGAAACGCTGGGAATAA
- a CDS encoding AraC family transcriptional regulator produces the protein MINAGAKSEMPGSIDKAPRHDEATGWSSTAISYQRGEVDPPHHHVEGQLLFATRGVMLVQTESDRWVIPPQRALWLPPLHIHSYHLLSQTDLRAIYLSSSLIAECTSFTKSQQVHVITATSLVKELIAGLFSEDYARPIQRKIALLLLEILSEAPPLTMALPMPNDERLFSAARSLLVNQRWEASLSELAFMSAMSERTFSRLFMKDTGFSFRTWKQRARIYASLDLLANGVPIKQVAYQLGFSCPAAFTAAFRCILGATPRDYVP, from the coding sequence ATGATAAATGCAGGGGCTAAATCTGAAATGCCAGGTAGTATAGATAAAGCGCCAAGACATGATGAAGCCACAGGCTGGTCCAGTACTGCGATAAGCTATCAACGCGGTGAGGTAGATCCTCCCCATCATCATGTTGAGGGGCAGCTACTCTTCGCCACCAGAGGGGTGATGCTGGTGCAAACAGAGAGTGACCGTTGGGTGATCCCTCCTCAGCGGGCATTATGGCTACCGCCTCTGCATATCCATAGTTACCATCTGCTTTCACAAACCGATCTCAGGGCGATCTATTTAAGCAGTAGCCTTATCGCAGAATGTACGAGCTTTACGAAGAGTCAACAGGTGCATGTGATCACGGCTACGTCGTTAGTCAAAGAACTTATCGCAGGGCTGTTCAGTGAGGACTACGCCAGACCGATTCAACGGAAGATAGCGTTGTTGCTTCTGGAAATTCTCAGCGAGGCGCCACCTTTAACGATGGCGCTACCCATGCCGAATGATGAGCGATTATTCAGCGCGGCCAGATCGCTACTGGTCAATCAGCGCTGGGAAGCATCGCTGAGCGAGCTGGCTTTTATGTCGGCCATGTCGGAACGGACCTTTTCCCGATTGTTTATGAAGGATACAGGCTTTAGTTTTCGAACATGGAAGCAGAGAGCCAGAATTTATGCTTCGTTGGATCTTCTTGCGAACGGCGTTCCAATCAAACAGGTCGCTTACCAGCTTGGTTTCTCATGCCCGGCGGCCTTTACCGCTGCTTTTCGCTGCATTTTGGGGGCAACGCCGCGCGATTATGTGCCTTAA
- a CDS encoding LysR family transcriptional regulator, whose amino-acid sequence MNELGNISIRALLIFIDVYETQNFSVVARREGISASQVSRVIHQMEDVLGQQLFYRNTRAIIPTESGHLFIRYARAMTGSMEEARRELNERTLEPSGMVRINAPVFFGQRHVAPALPGLTARYPKLSIELTLTDDYIDPHREPADVIFRIGVLTDSAFHARVFGQQFYHLTASPDYIRRHGMLGSPEELARHKCLVYRGSSGPNQWLLRRHGEEWVHYPVSPLMSSNNAETLLIAALGGMGIVLFPDWLIGDRLKHGELVELLPELDTSIKTEPQHIAAIYPNARHPPLNVRAIIDYYLDAFGSPLYWQSE is encoded by the coding sequence ATGAATGAGCTCGGGAACATCAGTATTCGCGCCCTGCTGATTTTTATAGACGTTTATGAGACGCAGAATTTCTCTGTGGTAGCTCGGCGGGAAGGGATATCTGCCTCTCAGGTTTCGCGCGTCATCCATCAGATGGAGGATGTGCTCGGGCAGCAGCTTTTTTACCGCAATACCCGGGCGATAATTCCGACGGAAAGCGGCCATCTTTTTATCCGCTATGCGCGAGCCATGACTGGCAGCATGGAGGAGGCGCGGCGGGAACTCAACGAGAGAACCCTTGAGCCTTCCGGAATGGTGCGCATAAACGCACCGGTATTCTTTGGACAGCGCCATGTCGCCCCCGCGTTACCCGGCCTGACGGCGCGATATCCGAAGCTCAGCATTGAGCTTACCCTGACTGATGATTACATCGATCCGCACCGCGAGCCGGCTGACGTAATTTTCCGCATTGGCGTGCTGACGGATTCCGCATTTCATGCGCGCGTGTTTGGCCAGCAGTTCTATCATCTTACCGCGTCACCGGATTACATCCGCCGGCACGGCATGTTGGGATCACCCGAAGAGCTGGCGCGGCATAAATGCCTGGTCTATCGCGGTTCGTCAGGACCAAACCAATGGCTGCTGCGCAGGCACGGAGAAGAATGGGTGCACTACCCCGTCTCGCCCCTGATGTCATCGAATAATGCTGAAACTCTGCTGATTGCCGCGCTCGGGGGGATGGGGATTGTGCTGTTTCCTGACTGGCTGATTGGAGACCGGCTGAAGCACGGCGAGCTTGTCGAACTGCTGCCGGAGCTGGATACGTCCATAAAAACGGAGCCACAGCATATCGCAGCAATCTATCCGAATGCCCGCCACCCTCCTCTGAACGTTCGGGCGATTATCGATTACTACCTGGACGCGTTTGGTTCACCGCTTTACTGGCAGTCTGAATAA
- the asd gene encoding aspartate-semialdehyde dehydrogenase, protein MKQVGIVGWRGMVGSVLLQRMIEENDFDDISAHFFSTSSAGAAGPVINGKSDRLKDANSLSALAEMDIIITCQGGDYTKAIYPALIHSGWQGYWIDAASALRMDENACIILDPVNRDNIDRAVKAGVKLFVGGNCSITLSLMGLAGLIKADLIEWMSVMTYQSASGAGAKQVRELIAQSAYISQHLSADELAASGSVLPLVNKVSELINSAGMPVENFGVPLMGSIIPWIDSDLGDGNSREEWKGEAETNKILGLAPGTIPVNGLCIRVGVIRCHSAAITLKLKREVSETEFAELVTHSHPWVNYIPNNKPESVSKLTPAAISGSLQVGIGRYKKMSLNNEPIYSVLTVGDQLLWGAAEPLRRMLNILLGKV, encoded by the coding sequence ATGAAGCAGGTGGGTATTGTTGGCTGGCGGGGCATGGTTGGCTCAGTATTGTTGCAGCGAATGATCGAAGAGAATGATTTCGACGATATTTCAGCGCATTTTTTTAGTACCTCCAGTGCGGGTGCCGCGGGCCCGGTTATTAATGGTAAAAGCGACAGACTGAAAGATGCGAATTCCCTGAGCGCCCTCGCCGAAATGGATATTATCATCACCTGTCAGGGCGGGGATTATACCAAAGCCATCTATCCGGCGTTAATTCACTCTGGCTGGCAAGGGTACTGGATCGACGCCGCTTCGGCGCTGCGAATGGATGAGAACGCCTGCATTATTCTCGACCCGGTTAATCGCGATAATATCGATCGTGCGGTGAAAGCAGGAGTGAAACTGTTTGTCGGCGGCAACTGCTCCATTACGCTGAGTCTGATGGGGCTGGCCGGGCTGATCAAGGCTGATCTGATCGAATGGATGAGCGTCATGACCTATCAGTCTGCCTCCGGGGCGGGCGCTAAACAGGTGCGGGAATTGATCGCGCAAAGCGCGTATATCAGCCAGCATTTGTCCGCTGATGAACTGGCGGCATCAGGTTCCGTGCTGCCTTTAGTCAATAAAGTGAGTGAGCTGATTAATAGCGCCGGCATGCCGGTGGAGAATTTTGGCGTCCCGCTGATGGGCAGCATTATTCCATGGATCGACAGCGATTTAGGCGATGGAAATAGCCGCGAAGAATGGAAGGGGGAGGCGGAAACCAATAAAATACTTGGCCTTGCGCCCGGCACCATCCCGGTTAATGGTTTATGTATTCGGGTCGGCGTGATCCGCTGCCACAGCGCTGCCATTACCCTTAAACTTAAACGTGAGGTCAGCGAAACGGAATTCGCAGAGTTAGTGACCCATTCCCATCCGTGGGTAAACTATATCCCCAATAATAAGCCAGAGAGTGTCAGTAAACTGACCCCGGCTGCTATTAGCGGTTCGCTGCAGGTGGGTATTGGCCGCTACAAGAAAATGTCGCTAAATAATGAGCCGATCTACTCGGTGTTAACGGTGGGCGATCAGCTGTTATGGGGCGCGGCGGAACCCTTGCGCCGTATGTTAAATATCCTGCTTGGCAAAGTGTAA
- a CDS encoding DMT family transporter, whose product MTIIMILLAVAGGAMLSIQAAINGQLGSKVGVFKSAFLTFSVGALVTGLLIFFFEPKHTLTLMDVPKWQLLGAMFGVPYIVIMVLAVQRIGAAVATVAVIFGQLTMSMLIDNFGWLGNAAIPFSLSRIGAIVCLGIALFFIYTSSRSKAATAIPPRQQENANT is encoded by the coding sequence ATGACTATTATCATGATTCTGCTCGCCGTCGCCGGTGGCGCCATGCTGAGTATCCAGGCGGCTATCAATGGCCAGCTGGGCAGCAAGGTCGGCGTATTCAAAAGCGCGTTCCTGACATTTTCTGTCGGCGCGCTGGTGACGGGATTGCTGATCTTCTTCTTCGAACCCAAACACACCCTGACGCTGATGGATGTGCCTAAATGGCAACTGCTGGGCGCAATGTTTGGCGTGCCGTATATCGTCATTATGGTGCTGGCCGTCCAGCGTATTGGCGCAGCAGTGGCTACGGTCGCCGTCATTTTTGGCCAGTTAACCATGAGCATGCTGATCGATAACTTCGGCTGGCTGGGCAATGCGGCGATTCCATTCTCGCTGAGCCGAATCGGCGCCATTGTCTGCCTGGGTATTGCGCTGTTCTTTATTTACACCAGCAGCAGGTCAAAAGCCGCAACGGCGATACCCCCCAGGCAGCAGGAAAACGCTAACACATAA
- a CDS encoding type 1 glutamine amidotransferase, protein MRVHFIVHESFEAPGAYETWAINQGHDVTYSHVYAGDRLPADAEGIDFLIVMGGPQDPDTTLEACPHFNAKAEQALIASAVKTGKAVIGICLGSQLIGEALGAPFSHSPEKEIGKFPITLTEDGRKDEMFSHFGKTLEVGHWHNDMPGLTPEAKIIAYSEGCPRQIVAYSDRVFGFQCHMELTLDVVERLIAHSEQELSRAADYRFVDTPAALRAHDYSEMNQVLFGFLDKLEARYNAAQA, encoded by the coding sequence ATGCGTGTACACTTTATCGTACATGAAAGTTTTGAAGCCCCGGGCGCATATGAAACCTGGGCAATAAACCAAGGTCATGATGTAACTTACTCACACGTCTATGCAGGCGATCGGCTACCTGCTGACGCCGAAGGCATCGATTTTCTTATCGTGATGGGCGGTCCGCAAGATCCGGACACAACGCTTGAAGCGTGCCCGCACTTTAATGCTAAAGCGGAACAGGCGCTGATTGCTTCCGCGGTTAAAACCGGTAAGGCGGTGATCGGTATCTGCCTAGGTTCACAGCTCATTGGTGAAGCGCTGGGCGCGCCTTTCTCTCATAGCCCGGAAAAAGAGATTGGTAAATTCCCGATCACATTGACCGAAGACGGCAGAAAGGATGAGATGTTCTCTCACTTTGGGAAAACACTGGAAGTGGGTCACTGGCATAACGATATGCCAGGCTTGACGCCGGAGGCCAAAATTATCGCTTACAGCGAAGGCTGTCCCCGGCAGATCGTTGCCTATTCAGACCGCGTCTTTGGTTTCCAGTGCCATATGGAGCTCACATTGGACGTTGTAGAACGGCTGATCGCCCATTCTGAGCAAGAGCTGAGCCGTGCAGCAGACTACCGTTTCGTTGACACGCCTGCAGCGCTCCGGGCCCACGATTACAGTGAAATGAATCAAGTGCTTTTTGGCTTTCTGGATAAGCTGGAAGCGCGTTACAACGCCGCTCAAGCATAA